The following nucleotide sequence is from Thermodesulfobacteriota bacterium.
TGGTCGTTTTGCATAAGAGGGGGATATCGATAAAACGTTTTCGAGAGGTGGTTGACTTTCTGAAGAAGAAAATGCCCGATGTTCTAAAAAAACCCCAAAACTGGGTCTTATTTACTGACGGAAATAAGGTCCAGTTCTTTGATAAGGTTTCGTCTCGTGCGATTGAGGTGCTGGATGATGGCGGTCAGTATCTTTTTGCATTCCCTGTGGAAAAGATGGTGAAGGAAACAAAAGAAGCGATTAGAAGGCATAAAAAATCCGTATAGAAAAAGTTGGAAATTCCTGCGTGGCTATGTAGTAAATTGAAACTCTGGTCATGCATGACGTGGATCTTGAATTGCTGGATCGTTACAGAAGAAGCGGCACTGTGCTAAACTGGCTGCACAGAAGGCACGTCCTTTATGAGGTCCTTTTTAAAAACTAACATTTCACTTGTAATTGATTTTCTCTGAGAACATAATCGGGAACTACATTGAGATCAATGTATTTTTGCCTCAATTCTCCTGGAAGATACTTGAAATCCCTAATCCTTTTACGACAATGGGTATTTCCGCATGTGCAGTCCATTTCCCAGTAGTCGTAGGCCATCCACGTTGAATAATCAAATGTCAATTCTTCCTCCGGATTAATTTGCCTTATAGCAATTAGGACGATCTTACCATTCCATTGTGCTACGCCGCAGTTTGGCTCACAG
It contains:
- a CDS encoding MerR family transcriptional regulator — encoded protein: MKNRSRFPGIMVSDKKAGKKSREPKPRVLHGLKSKEVMELIESLEGVAIDFDQLFYYEHTGLVVPSIRSAQGRGVPKLYSVEDFILLRWLVVLHKRGISIKRFREVVDFLKKKMPDVLKKPQNWVLFTDGNKVQFFDKVSSRAIEVLDDGGQYLFAFPVEKMVKETKEAIRRHKKSV
- a CDS encoding SET domain-containing protein-lysine N-methyltransferase codes for the protein MRSNSSIASRSAKSFFLQETDGKGKGVFTSRHYEAGQKILDFKGNIVDLDEVEDHGKYLQVGKRLFLGSSGETDDLINHSCEPNCGVAQWNGKIVLIAIRQINPEEELTFDYSTWMAYDYWEMDCTCGNTHCRKRIRDFKYLPGELRQKYIDLNVVPDYVLRENQLQVKC